DNA from Bacillus sp. Marseille-P3661:
CTAATGCAGGTAGTGCTGCTTGATATTCAACGATCCAATCCGCATTCACACGATCAAAGTTATGAAGAGCTGCTAATAATTCTAATTGGTTCGTGCCTGCATCTTTAACCGCTTTAACTGCATCTTCTTTATCACTTAAAGATACGATATCTTGGTTTACATCGTTAATGATAGCTTGGATTTTCGCCACTGAATTCTTCTCATCTTCATCTGCAGCGTTTAATGCTTCTTGATATTTCACAATGTTATCAGATTTTACGTTGTTGAAGTATGAAGAAGATAACGCTTCGTATAATTCTACTTGATTAGATGCTTCGTTTACTTCTTTAACTGCTGCAACGGCTGCCGTATCAAATTCAACGCCGCCGACTACCCACATACCGTTAGCCACTTCGTCTAATTCTTTTTCAAATGTGAATGAAATTTCAGTATCACCGATTTCAAGGTTCACTGGCTTCACCGCAACTTCGTTACCATTTGGATCTAAAACTGTAATCGTTACATCTTCGCGTGCTTCTTCCACTTTAGGGAATACTACATCTACACCCTTTGTTGTAACGGCTGTAACTGCATCCACTTGTTTCACAAGTGCTGCAAAGTTTACGCCTTGTGCTACCATTGTTTTGTGTAAGAATGCTGCTGTATCTTGACGAGTTAACGTTGCCATTGGCGCAAATAATGTTTTCGCTTCGTTTACACCTGAAACAATGTTTGCATCAACAAGTGCTGCAATCGCATTTTTAGCCCATTCTGCACCTTGCATGTCTGTAAACTTTAAGCTTTCGCCATTACCGTACTCATAACCGAATGCTTTAACTAATAATGATGCCATTTCTGCACGGTTAATCACGCGATCTGGTTCGAAACCTAATTTTGTACCGTTCATTTTGCCTGCTTCCGCTAATGCCGCGATCGCCTTGTAATATTTATGTGAAGTTGGAACATCCGCAAATCCTGGATTTTCAACATTTTCCATATCTAAATTTAAAGCTCTAGCGAAGTATAAGGCAACTTCTCCACGCGTAACTTCACCATCTGCACGTACTGTTGCATCGGCATCAATAACACCGTAGTTTACTAGATCTTGTAATGAATCTTTCATCCAATCTGGCGTGTTTGTCCAAGCTGCTCCTGCTGCTGGTGCGACTGCTGATACGACAACTGCTGCTCCTGCTGCTGCTGTTACAAACTTGTTGATTTTCTTAGATTGGTTAGTCATATATAAAATTCCTCCTAGTATGGTTGGATTTTTTTTTTCTTCAATTTGAATAAATGAAATTAGTTATATTTGATAAAATCGATNTGCTCCTGCTGCTGCTGTTACAAACTTGTTGATTTTCTTAGATTGGTTAGTCATATATAAAATTCCTCCTAGTATGGTTGGATTTATTTTTTCTTCAATTTGAATAAATGAAATTAGTTATATTTGACAAAATCGATCTATTTAGTATGTTTTAACTTACTATATTACTATAACATTCTATCAATCAATCATTCAATAGTAACTCATTACCAATTAATTTACAGTTGATAAAATGATACGGTGTAGATCAAAAAAATGGCCATAAAAAAAACTTTGAAATAAAGCTGTTTTTCAAAAGCTCGACTTCAAAGTTGATGTGACTGTCTTACAAATACTATTAAAACATCTTACGGAGGTGTTCTCAATACCAATTTTCTTCCAATCGGCATCGGTATGCTATTCTAAAATATTTTACCCGCTATATATCTATTTATTAATATAAAAAACTATTATCTACTTTTAGTAGAGTTATAAATATTTAACTTTTTACACCAAGCTCGATTGGGTTATCTTCATAGCTAATCCAATCACTCCAGCTACCAATATATAGTTTGGTATTATTATAGCCTAATTCGTCTAAAGCTAGGATATTCGGACAAGCAGATACACCTGAGCCGCAATAAACAATTATTGATGCATTTATAGATAGCTGATTAAAATGGTTCTTTAATTCATCAAGTGTTTTCCATACGTAATTTTCATTCAAACAATCTCTCCAGAAATATTGTAAAGCTCCAGGTATATGGCCTGCTTTATGATCAATAGGTTCTTCAATTCCTTCAAATCTTTTTAATTCTCTGGAGTCTATTAAGCAAGAGATTTCAGTTCGGACATTTTCTTTCACCTCTGACATATCAGCTAAAAAATGACTGTTAATAACTGGAGAAAATTCCTTGCGTTGAAATTGCTGAAAATCATTTGTAGTTGGATACCCTTCTGATTTCCATTTAAAATAACCACCATCAAGAACAAATACTTGTGTGTGGCCCAAATATTTAAGTAACCACCAAAGCCTAGAAGCTATCATGCTTGCTTGATCATCATATGCAACGACAATCGTGTCATTATCAATTCCTGCTGCTGACAGCTTATCAACCAGTGTATCTATATCCGGTAATGGATGACGTCCTCCAACAGCTTTTACTTTACTTGATAAATCTTTTTCCAAATCAAAATAAAGTGCTCCCGGAATATGCTCTTCTATATAAAGTGCTAAGCCCTCCGTTGGCTTATCCAAATGAAACCGACAATCTATAATCCGAATTGAGGGATTTTCTAAATTTTCATGTAACCATTCAACACTTACAATATTTTTCATATTCCCACACTCCATCTAATTATTTTTTCAATTTTTGTACGTATTCTTGTACCATTTCGTCTGATACCTGTTGTCGTACTGGCAATGATGTAACAATTCCTTTTTTGCTCAATTCATTCATTTCCTTTGTAATCTCATTAATTTCTTTTATAGAAAAAGGTTGATTATTCATGCATTGTTGAACAGCTTTTTCAATATATCTTTCACGTTTAGCATCTAACTCCGTAAATGTTTTTACTATATAATGCTGTTTCTCTGAATGACTGCTAATTGCTTTATGTACACTCACGTCTATCTCTCCCTTAGCAAATTATTATTAAGTATTTAATTAATGCCTAAACCATATCACTTAAAAAGAATTTCTCATAGATATGATTTTCCCATTACAGCTCCAAGTTTTCAACAAAAATTTGAAAGAAACGTTTAGTATAATGACAATAATTCGAAAATGGATTATAAAATATTCAGCTCTTTCCAAAATAACTTATTTAATATGGAAGTATTTTGAATACCTTCATCAAGATATTGTAACTTCACAGATAAGTCGTCAATTGCTTTTATGATTGTCTCATCATTGTTATGAAACATTATCTCTTTTTTTTGCTCTTGTAAGGACCTTAGTAAAGACACCAACTGTTGACTAACAGCTGATTCAAGATTACTATTATATAGCAACTGTTCTATACTTAATGGAGGTAATTCCTTTCTTTCAACAATCCATTTAACCATCAATAACGCTCTATTTATTTGAATAACCATTTTTGGCGTTTTTACTTCTTTTTTTATATTGCTTTTCGCAAGGCTTAAATAATGAAAACCTAACTTTTTTAATGAGTAGTGAGTTTTAGCTAAACTTCTAAGTTCTTCAATACAACCGCTATTTTCATCATAAATAATCGACGAAAACAACCATTCATATAAACTTGGATTAGATTTTTGATAAAGTTGTAATGCTTTTAATAGGTCCCAGCCGTGGAACTCAATCATTGGCAGCTTTTTTTCAATTACGCTAATAGGATTCGTTAAACTACAATAAGCACGAACTGGATGCTTGAAAATAAAACGAATATCATAGTCACTATTCTGAGAAGAATAACCCCATACTCTACTTCCAGCCTCGACTACATAAATAATTTTGCAAGCATAATCCTTCTCAAACTGCGTTAACTCTCTTGCAATAGACTTAAACATCTTATCACCTTCTCCCTTAATTTCTTTTTTACTATATGCCACTATTCAATAAACATCCTATATCAAAGCAGGAAATAGCTGTTTTATCAAGAAAATTATAGTAGACTAGAACTTAATAGAAACAACAGGAGGATATTTATAAATGAGAATTGGTTTTATTGGATTAGGAAATATGGGACTGCCAATGGCAAAAAATTTAGTGAAAGCTGGCTTTGAGGTATATGGAAAGAATCGCAGTAAGGGAAAGGAAGAGTTATTTGAGCAAGCAGGTGGCAAGATTGGTATGTCTGTAGCTACGATGGCAAAAGAGCTTGATGTCATTTTAACTTGTCTCCCACTACCTATAGATGTTGAAAACATTTATTTTGGTGAAGATGGACTGCTAAATAATGGACGACAAGGACTAATCATCGTCGACCATAGCACCGTCGCTCCTGGATTAAATAAAAAAATTGCAGCTGCCGCTTCAGAAAAGGGTATTCAATATTTGGATGCTCCCATTAGTGGCGGTAATTTCGGTGCTGAAGATGGCACGTTAACCATAATGGTTGGCGGTAACGATGAAGTATATAAAAAGGTACTGCCATTATTTGAGGTAATGGGTCAAAATATATACCATATCGGTGAAATTGGCAGTGGTTCCGTAGTAAAATTAATTAATAATTTAATGGTTGCTTTTCATACTCAAGCAGTAAGTGAAGCTGTTTCACTAGGTAAAAACATGGGTATAGACTTAGATCTGCTTTACTCCATTTTAAATAATAGTTATGCACAGAGTCGTATTTTTGAGCGCCACTATAACAATTTCATCGCAAAAAATCAATTTGATGCAGGTTTTGCGATCAAACTATTACATAAAGATATGAGGTTAGCTGAACAGATGGCTACAGAAGCAAATATGAATTTAACCATTGGTTCAAAGTTAACAGAAATTCTCCAAGAAGCGATCGAAAATGATCTTGGCGAAAAAGATATGTCTGCCCTATATGCGCATTTCAATACTAAACAGGTCTAAATAAGCGATGCTCCCTAAACAATCGTGTGAAAGACATACTGCAATTAGTTTGTAGTCGGACATGTCACGCAACTTATACTCTGTATACAAAAAAACTTGGCAGAAGCCAAGTTTTTTTTGATCTATATTTTCATAAACGGTAATTGTGCAATATCAAACGGTGTGACAATCCCTAATAACCTTTCATTCGGATACCCATTTTCAGTTATAAGAACCGCATCAAGCCTTATGGCAAATTGATCATAATGCTGATGAAACTTTTCTCTAACATCATAAATCGTTTGGTCTTGGCTCATAAAAACATAATTACGCCGATTCTTTTCAAAAGATAATACTTCATTCAAAGTTGTATCGAATTTTAAGGAAACCTGATCATCATTAATATGATTCGCAAACCATTTAGCTATGCCACGGTCTGTTATCAAACCGACAAAATGATTATTTTCATATATTGGAAACTGTGAGTATCCACTATGCTTAATTGTTAATAGCACTGACTTTAATGAGTCATCTTTTTGATAGGTTTGCACCTTTCTTGAAAAATATGGTATTAACGTTTTAGGTTTAGTCAGTTCACCAGCTAATTTTTCTATTTTGTCAACAACAGATAAATGTGGTTCAGCTATTACATATTCAGGATAATCAGCGTGGTGGATAATCGCATTTCTCAGTTCGGATAATTCCTTCAAATCGTTCTGATATGTCATTATCAGTCCATTTTTCTTTTTCCCCATATCCACTAATCGATAAAAAGGAAGATGGCCCCTACCTTGAACTAGCTTTTCAAGCTCTCTAGTAACCGTATTAAAAGCACTTAAAAAACGTTCAGAATTACTAAGGTGGTTGTTTTTTTCTTCCATAAGACTTGTTCCCCTTAATTACTTATAAAAAATATTCTTCTATAATACAGACTGTATTTCCTTCTTCACGTTTTCCAAATGGTTAATATCTATTTTCTCGGACAACGCAGCTAGATAGCCTTCATAATACTCGTTTACCTCTGCCAATACATCCTGAAGCAATTGTTCAACAACTAGATTGAATTCCTCTAAATAGGAAGTCTTAATAAGTGTCAATTGCTCTTGTAAATACAGATCTACTTGCGGCTCAAATATTGGTTGAAGTTCTTGTTTTAGCTTAGCCTTTCCACCTTGTTCGAAAAAAGACTTTGATCCTTTGAATATTGTTAAAGCTGATCTAAAAAGATCTTTATTAATTGTTTGTAACGCATTCTCAAATGTAAGTGTTTTGAATGATTTGCTTTCAAACGATAATAGTTGAATATGATTATTTACATGCTGGATATTCTTCTCTAATGTAAGGTGAATCTCTTTTAACATTTTATTCATATACTTCTCAATTCTTAAAGAGGTTGCACGCATTTCCTGTGCTAAATCAAATCCTAATGCTTGAATTAGTTCGTCAAAACATGCTTGAATAGCCTTTTTCATGTCACGACCATCTTCCCTTAACGAAGATGGATTAAACGCTTCATTATAAAAATCATTATATCTGAAGAACACTCGTTGTTTCACATAAAAGATCAGTTCTTCAACTTCTTGCTTAATTGAACGTTCTTCTACCTGATTGTCCTTTGAGTTTATAACATTGACAATTTGTTTTTGTGTTAGTTCTGCTTCTTCACGTTTCTTCTTTTTGACTTCATCACTTTCTTTTGCATTATGAATAATGTCCTCTAATGCAATAACTGTTCTTCTTAGATCTTCATGTGCGGATTGAATAGATAGTTGTGCTAAATCATTCATAATGAAGGAATGAAAGGCACGTTCAAACTCAGGCATACCTGAATTTTGATCATTAGATTTTATTTTCTCATCTAATGCAAGCTTACTAGATAATGGATAAATCCTTGGAATTCGAATACCATATTTTTGAAGCTCCTCACCAACATAATTCGTAACAACGAGAAGCTCTTCCTCTGATTTCGCTAAATCTGCTGCATTCACGATAAAGAACATTTTATCCATTTCAAAAGTTTCTTTTACACGACCTAGCTGAATTAAAAATTCACGGTCAGCTTTTGAGAAGGCGTGATTATAATACGTGACAAATAAAATCGCATCAGCATTTTTAATATATTCAAACGCTACACCAGTATGTCTTGCATTGATCGAATCAGCCCCCGGTGTATCCACTAAGGTAATTCCTTGTTTTGTTAGTGGGCAATCATAATATAATTCGATCCATTCAACAAAGCATGACTTTTCTTCTTTTGCCACATAATCCTGGAATTCAACTAAATCCACTGTTAACACTTGACCTAAATGTTGAGCGATTGGCTCATATCCTAATTGAACTGCCTTTAAAAATGCATAGTGTGGTTTCTCTTTCGCTTCATTGCTGTCGTAATTTAACGAACGTATCCTTTGGAGCGCATCTTCCATTGAAACACAAGTTTGATCAAACACAGCAAATGATTGTCTCACATCATTATAGAGCTGTTCTTCTGTTTTAACCTTAACCAATACTGTTCCATGCGGTCGATTCTCAGTTGTCGGTAAAATTTTATTAATCGTTGCTGTTGTAGGATTCGGTGAAACAGGTAACAGCTTTTCTCCAATTAACGCATTAGCAAAAGAAGATTTCCCTGCACTAAAAGCACCAAATAAAGCGACTGTAAAGGAGTTATTTTCAATACGATTTGCTTTTGCATTCATATCTTTGATAAGTGTTTGCATTCCTTTTACACCAGATAATAATCCAGTTGCCAGCTTTAATTTATTGACAGTTTCACTCATTTGCTCTTTTACATTAAAGGCCAGATTTTGAATATTTCCTTCATCTATTTCTATAAGTTTAGATAACGCTCTATCTTCTTGAGTTTCAGTTTTCACTTGAATCTCTCTATTAACTTCCATCTGTTTAATTTCAAAAGCTGGTTCAATAGCTTGATATTGCTTTAGCCATTCATTAACCTTTTGTAGGACAACAGTTGACAGCTCTTCAGTTAATAATCCTACTAACTTAGTTTCCGTTTCATTCTTCTGTTCTTTCAATTGTCGTAAGCCTTCAACCGCATGTTTATAGGCCTGGTATTCAGAAAGCTCCTTTTTCACATTATCCAGCTCTTGGTTAATATTATTATCTAATATAGATGCCCCTTGATTGAGTTTTTGAACAGCGATTTTTCGATAAAGCCCTTTTATCTCAGCAGCAACATCTTTTGTATAATTTAATATATATTCTCCTGTTAGACCTGCACCTTTTTTTACAAGGTCTTCTAATAAGCTTGGAGTAAATTCTACTGTAACATCTTCATAGACACTTTTAATCAATGACTCGTCTTCTATCCCATTTACTTTTAAATATTTCACTATAAAATCCTTTAAATGCCAATCTAATTGGGATTGTACTTGTTGTTTAAGACTTTCATAAAATGCCTGTAATCTTGCTTTTCGTTCTTCCTCTGTTTTTTTCTTCGAAAACAAAATACCCACTTTAAAATCAGATTGCTTTGACTCAATGTATGCATGCGCTAGTTCCCTAGTGGCTGCAGGCATCAAATAAGCATTGTCTAATATTTTAGAGAGCTCTGTATTGAATTTATCAAAGAAGATAGCTTTTTTAGATATTAGTGAACTATGTCTTTCTTCAAGACTTATAACTTTGTCAATTACTATTTTCCGGTCTGTTTCAGGTAAATGTTCTAGTTCTTTCTCCAGTTCTAATCGTTGAGTTTCATTTTGTTTCTCAAGAAATGCTAAATGATCGTCAATAAGTGGTTTTGTTGCTATCAGCACACTTTTTAATAAAAGTTGCTCTTTATCCAACATTTGCTGAGTTAAAAATTGCTCAAGTTTTTCATATTCATTATGAGGATTTCCAAGGTCTTTAAGCGTTGTAAAAAAGATTCCATCAACCTTTACACCCCACCCGTTAAAAGCTGAAATAACACTATCTCTATATGCTTGAAAACTTAATTCGTCTTCATTATGTTTGTCGATCATATTAACGACTAAATAGACAGGCTTTTCGCGATCCTTTAGCGTCTTAGTAAACGTAAAGTTCTCTTCAGATTGGACGTGATTATAATCCATTACATATAGGATGATATCTGCTAAATGTAATGCAGATTCAGTTGAAATACGGTGAGCCTCATCAGTTGAATCAATACCTGGCGTATCCATTATCGCTACATCTTCTGGTAGAGATACATCTTCATCACTAATCTCAATCGCCTCAACCGAATTTCCGTCTTTAGCGAAATTTTTTACTACTTCATAATCATATGGTGCGGGAAATTCAACCGGTTGCCCTTGTTTGTAAAATACTCTTGCATAATTCCGACCCTTTTTAATCTTTACGAGATTTGCACTGGTTGGAATTGGACTTGAAGGTAATACCTCTTTTCCCATTAGTTTGTTCATCATAGTGGATTTTCCAGCTGAAAAATGACCACAAAAGCCAACCATAAATTCTTTTTGACTAGTCTTATCTATTAATTGTTTCAACTTATTTGCATTATCAACATCTCCACTTGATTCGAAATGTAAGTATAATGCTGTTAAGCGGTTTGTTACTTCTAATTCATTTAAAATAAGTTCTTTTTCCAATAATTGTACCATTGTAAACGGTCCCCTACCCCTTCTAATTTGCATAGCGATTACGCTTAATTTCCATTTAATTTCATTATGAAATTCGACAATTTAATGAATCTTTTAATTATGCTTTTTATTGTATAGTATTTATGACTTATTGTGAACAAATAAAAAAACCAGGTAATAATATTTACCTGGTTGACGCGTAAGAAGAATGTTTAATTGTAGTAAAAGAGTCTTTCTTTACCAAAGGATAACGTTTTTTTGTAGATTTTAAATTTACCTTGTTTAAAATGTAAAACATAAGTATTCCGTACACAACAATTGTAAGTATAACAAGCCCAAATTCCATTACTATTCACCATCCATTATAGTTTTCAACACACCGATAGTGATAATTATTATCATTTATAATACCTCTATCATATCATGAATGATTTTTATTATCAATTATAATTTGGAATCGATTACAATATTATTTAGATGGTGTAAACCGGGAACGATGGAAAAATACAGATTTATAGTTTGTTTCCTCCATTAATGCCTGTTCCTCCATCGGGATTCTTATACTTAAAACAATTAAGTTTAATACAGAAAAAATCAGCGCTGTCCAAAAAGCATTAAAAATTAGTGGTACTACTAATAATTCAATAACAACAACTAGATAGTTTGGATGCCTTATGTATTTATAAGGGCCCTTGGAAATAATGTTAACATTTGGTAAGATTATAATTTTTGTATTCCAAAAGCGACCAAGTGATTGTAAACTCCATGCTCGTAGCAATTGTGCTACTACAAAAAATGAGAAAAAAACTCCCCATAATGGCGAGAAACTCTTGCCAAAATAACTCACTTCAAAAAGAAGTGAAATAAAAAATAAAATATGTACAGATACAATATATTTATAATGCTCCTGCCCGACCTCAATTGCACCTTTGGACTTCATCCATTTTTCATTTCGTTTTGCAATTCCTAATTCAACTAGTCTTTGGAGAATTAATAATGTAATCAGAATTAAAAAAAACATAACAGTTCCCTCTATTCCCAATGTAGTAATAATAACTCAGAGCTAAATCCTGGTCCTAGCGCAGTTAAAAGACCATATTCATTTTGTTTATTTCGTTTTTCCATAAACTGCATCAATACATAAAAGATGGTTGCCGAAGACATGTTGCCATAATGTTCTAATACATATTCGGAAAGTTCAGTTAATTTTACGGGAAATCCCAATGCTTCACGATAAGCCACTAACACCTTTTTACCACCTGGGTGTGCAACAAATTGGGTGATATCAGAGATAGATAAGTTACACTGTGTAAGAAATTCCTCCACATTAGACCTTAACCATGTACGGATTATACAAGGTATATCTTTTGAAAAGATGACAAAAAATCCATCATTTTTAATCTCCCACCCCATTACATCTTCAGAGTTTGGCATCAAAGTGGACTGCGTAGCTACTATTTTTGGAAGACATTCAAGCTTTTTTTCATAGTTTGCTTCGTCACCACATATTAGAGTACAGGCAACCCCATCTGCAAAGATAGATGTTCCAACTAAGTTACTTTTAGAGTGATCATTTCTTTGAAAAGTTAAACTGCAAAGCTCAACACTTAAAACAAGCACTTTGGATTTTGGAAACGCCTTGCAATACTCGTAGGCTCTTGAAATACCTGCCGCTCCACCTGCACAACCCAGCCCCCAAATAGGTATTCGTTTACAATGCATATTAAATGGCAGTTTATTCATAATTTTCGCTTCTATACTTGGTGTAGAGATTCCACTGGATGAAATAAAAAAAATGGCATCTATTTCCTCGTAAGGTATAGGTTTTGATAGGAAATTGAGATTGGTTAAGCAATTAGTTATTGCATTAATGCCAAATTCTATTGCTTTTTCGATGTACATATTATTTTTTTCCTCAAAACTATGGGATCTACCGAACCATTCTAGAGGTACTGAAAAATAGCGTTCTTTAATTTGCCCGTTATCAAAAACTTTTAACAATCGCTCGATATCATCAAAAGATTCTTTAAAAAGCTCTCGAGCAAATTGAACAGTAGTTTCTTGTGCTAACCGATATGGCGGAGTACATACTCCAATTGAAACGATCATCGACATAAGCTACCTCTACTTTTCCTATATTTACTAGTATAGATTTTCCAAAAGTATTAAAATTTACTCGCTTAAAAGCTTTGTTTTTTTAAAAACCCTATCTTATATGAAGGTGATAATACCTATTACGTTTATCCTATACCATCACTGTAGTTTTCTTAACACTAAAAAAAACCTCTCTATGTACATAGAGAGGGTAAAGCGGCATCCTAATGGTTACCGACGTTTTAAAGGTTTGTTGTGCATTTCTATTATAACCTAATGATAGGGAATGTACATTGTTAATTATTAACTGTTGAGTTAATGAATTAATATGAAAACTTATCAAAGTGAATCTTTTTAACTACTTTTTATGATATCATGTATTTATTATTTAGAATAATAGACTCTAATTTAAATTAGCATGGAAATTAATCTTATAAATAATAGTAATATTGTTGAGGTGGTTAAACTGGCATTAGCTGAAAAAGTCACTCATGTGATTAATGGTACAATAGAATCGGTAAAAAGTGTTATTCCTGTTCCCGTTACGATTGGAGCTCCTAGCATGATGATTCAGCCGTTTGAACAAAATTCAATTGGTGTTTTGATAGGTATGGTTGGCCATATAAAAGGGAATGTACTCATTGAAAGTGATGAACTAACCTTTGGATCCCTCGGAGAAATTATGTTCGGAATGTTACTCGAAGGTGAAATGCTCAAGTCCTTTACAGGAGAGCTTGGAAATATGTTAGCTGGCAACCTTTGTACTTTTATAGCACAAAAAGGAGTCGAAGTTGATATTACTCCACCAACTGTAATCGTCGGACAATCGGAACTGTATGGGGTTGATCAAGCTTATCGTGTACCCGTAACAATTGAAGGAAAAGGAGAGCTACAAATAACCTTAATTGTAGAGAAATAATCACTGTTTCGTTAATTAATACAACTAAGGACTTGCACAGCTTTCTGTGTAAGTCCAATAGATGGCCATGAACTATTTGGCAGTAAGTAATAGCTCGATAACCTTAGCGAAAGGTTGCTGTTCTTTAGCTTTAAAAAAGTCAGAAAATGGACATCCTCGTTCCAAACGGGATTTTGTCGTCTCTATTGGAAATTGTTCAGGATGTAATTCTCTTGTCACTTCCTTCCACTCTAATGGAGTTGCTACAAGCGCCTCTTCGTTTCCACGCAAAGAATATGGAGCAATTATCGTTTTACCTTCGGCATGCTGAATATAATCAACATATAGTTTTTTTCCTCTATTTACTTTAAGCCTTTCCGTTGTAAACCATTGAGGTTCTTTTGCAATTAAATATTGTGCCATAAATTCAGTGAATCCCCTTGTTTGCTCGTAGTTAAAGGTATCATCTGGAAGGGGAATATAAACCTGTAGACCTTTATTACCCGATGTCTTCACAAAAGATATTAGATTTAACTTGTCAAAAGATTCCTTAAGTAGCAGCGCTGCTTCAATTGCTAAATGAAAATCTTTCCTTGATGGAGGATCTAAATCAAATACTATTTCTGTAGGTTTAGTTGTACCTACAGTTGAAAACGGAATATGAAATTCAATTGCTGACTGGTTACCTAACCATAATAAAGTAGCCTTATCTTGGCAAATAATATATTTTATTCCATCTTCCATCTTGGTTTTGATAAATGTTGGCGCATATTCAGGGCAATTTTTTTGATAGAATTTTTCATCATGGATTCCATTAGGAAATCTGATTGTTGTTAGCTTGCGATTTTTTAAAAATGGGAGCATATAGGAAGAGACATTCATCAAGTAATTTAAATAATCAATTTTCCTTATATTTTTTGTTTTCCACAAAACTTTTGTAACATGTGTGAGCTGAACATTCGTTTGTCCAACTGTTATCTCATGGACTGTTTCAACGCTTCTTCCCATGTGCACTCCTCCCATTTCTTATCAAGTCTAAATTTTGAAAAGCGAGGTTGTCTTAATTCACCGTTATACCAATCAAGAAATTGCAAATCAACACAGATACTTGGATTTATATATATATACTGCTTATCTTCTTTAATTGCATTATTTCTAACGATTTCGAATAATGCTTGTCTTTCATCAGAGCTTAAACCATGTGAAAATAATCCTACAAACTGGACTGCATCTCCCTTAATCAAACCTACATTAAAATACCCATTTTTCTTGTCAACTGAGAGAATAATAAACGTTGCAACTTTCCAGTTTTT
Protein-coding regions in this window:
- a CDS encoding type III polyketide synthase, whose product is MSMIVSIGVCTPPYRLAQETTVQFARELFKESFDDIERLLKVFDNGQIKERYFSVPLEWFGRSHSFEEKNNMYIEKAIEFGINAITNCLTNLNFLSKPIPYEEIDAIFFISSSGISTPSIEAKIMNKLPFNMHCKRIPIWGLGCAGGAAGISRAYEYCKAFPKSKVLVLSVELCSLTFQRNDHSKSNLVGTSIFADGVACTLICGDEANYEKKLECLPKIVATQSTLMPNSEDVMGWEIKNDGFFVIFSKDIPCIIRTWLRSNVEEFLTQCNLSISDITQFVAHPGGKKVLVAYREALGFPVKLTELSEYVLEHYGNMSSATIFYVLMQFMEKRNKQNEYGLLTALGPGFSSELLLLHWE
- a CDS encoding chemotaxis protein CheX, which translates into the protein MEINLINNSNIVEVVKLALAEKVTHVINGTIESVKSVIPVPVTIGAPSMMIQPFEQNSIGVLIGMVGHIKGNVLIESDELTFGSLGEIMFGMLLEGEMLKSFTGELGNMLAGNLCTFIAQKGVEVDITPPTVIVGQSELYGVDQAYRVPVTIEGKGELQITLIVEK
- a CDS encoding dynamin family protein, which gives rise to MVQLLEKELILNELEVTNRLTALYLHFESSGDVDNANKLKQLIDKTSQKEFMVGFCGHFSAGKSTMMNKLMGKEVLPSSPIPTSANLVKIKKGRNYARVFYKQGQPVEFPAPYDYEVVKNFAKDGNSVEAIEISDEDVSLPEDVAIMDTPGIDSTDEAHRISTESALHLADIILYVMDYNHVQSEENFTFTKTLKDREKPVYLVVNMIDKHNEDELSFQAYRDSVISAFNGWGVKVDGIFFTTLKDLGNPHNEYEKLEQFLTQQMLDKEQLLLKSVLIATKPLIDDHLAFLEKQNETQRLELEKELEHLPETDRKIVIDKVISLEERHSSLISKKAIFFDKFNTELSKILDNAYLMPAATRELAHAYIESKQSDFKVGILFSKKKTEEERKARLQAFYESLKQQVQSQLDWHLKDFIVKYLKVNGIEDESLIKSVYEDVTVEFTPSLLEDLVKKGAGLTGEYILNYTKDVAAEIKGLYRKIAVQKLNQGASILDNNINQELDNVKKELSEYQAYKHAVEGLRQLKEQKNETETKLVGLLTEELSTVVLQKVNEWLKQYQAIEPAFEIKQMEVNREIQVKTETQEDRALSKLIEIDEGNIQNLAFNVKEQMSETVNKLKLATGLLSGVKGMQTLIKDMNAKANRIENNSFTVALFGAFSAGKSSFANALIGEKLLPVSPNPTTATINKILPTTENRPHGTVLVKVKTEEQLYNDVRQSFAVFDQTCVSMEDALQRIRSLNYDSNEAKEKPHYAFLKAVQLGYEPIAQHLGQVLTVDLVEFQDYVAKEEKSCFVEWIELYYDCPLTKQGITLVDTPGADSINARHTGVAFEYIKNADAILFVTYYNHAFSKADREFLIQLGRVKETFEMDKMFFIVNAADLAKSEEELLVVTNYVGEELQKYGIRIPRIYPLSSKLALDEKIKSNDQNSGMPEFERAFHSFIMNDLAQLSIQSAHEDLRRTVIALEDIIHNAKESDEVKKKKREEAELTQKQIVNVINSKDNQVEERSIKQEVEELIFYVKQRVFFRYNDFYNEAFNPSSLREDGRDMKKAIQACFDELIQALGFDLAQEMRATSLRIEKYMNKMLKEIHLTLEKNIQHVNNHIQLLSFESKSFKTLTFENALQTINKDLFRSALTIFKGSKSFFEQGGKAKLKQELQPIFEPQVDLYLQEQLTLIKTSYLEEFNLVVEQLLQDVLAEVNEYYEGYLAALSEKIDINHLENVKKEIQSVL
- a CDS encoding isoprenylcysteine carboxyl methyltransferase family protein, which codes for MFFLILITLLILQRLVELGIAKRNEKWMKSKGAIEVGQEHYKYIVSVHILFFISLLFEVSYFGKSFSPLWGVFFSFFVVAQLLRAWSLQSLGRFWNTKIIILPNVNIISKGPYKYIRHPNYLVVVIELLVVPLIFNAFWTALIFSVLNLIVLSIRIPMEEQALMEETNYKSVFFHRSRFTPSK